Proteins found in one Sporosarcina jeotgali genomic segment:
- the pyc gene encoding pyruvate carboxylase: MRSIKKILVANRGEIAIRIFRACTELQIPTVGIYSAEDRGSFHRYKADESYLIGEGKKPIDAYLDIDGIIEIAKRSGANAVHPGYGFLAENEEFAARLEKEGIIFIGPTSRHLEMFGDKVKARSQAIQAGIPVIPGTDGPVQSVEDVEAFGTSHGYPIIIKASLGGGGRGMRIVEHADEVQEAYNRAKSEAKSAFGSDEVYVEKLIREPKHIEVQILGDTHGNIVHLYERDCSVQRRHQKLVEIAPSISLTDELRSAICDSAVKLMANVNYINAGTVEFLVANDEFYFIEVNPRIQVEHTISEMVTGIDIVHTQIFIADGENLHTGHASVPEQDDIPLFGYAIQARVTTEDPLNDFMPDTGKLSVYRSGGGFGVRLDAGNGFQGAVITPYYDSLLVKVSTWGMTFREAASKMDRNLQEFRIRGIKTNIPFLANVVRHESFLTGDYSTSFIDAAPELFEFPVRKDRGTKVLNYLGTITVNGFPGIGRQSKPVFAVPRKPEVDLTAAPKQGTKQILDERGPEGLAKWVKEQEDVLLTDTTFRDAHQSLLATRVRTSDMTNIAAESARLMPDLFSFEMWGGATFDVSYRFLKEDPWERLALLREQIPNVLFQMLFRGANAVGYKNYPDNVIREFVKESAASGIDVFRIFDSLNWIKGMEVAIDAVRQEGKVAEAALCYTGDVLDPMRTKYTISYYKEMAKELENAGAHILSLKDMAGLLKPEAAYQLISELKETVDIPIHLHSHDTSGNGIAMYTRAIEAGVDIVDTALGAMSGLTSQPSANSLYYALQYGGRGLRADVKSLEELSFYWEDVREYYGHFESGMISPHSEVYVHEMPGGQYSNLQQQAKGVGLGNRWKEVKEMFSRVNMLFGDIVKVTPSSKVVGDMALFMVQNDLDEDAVLARGNSIDFPESVIEFFEGYIGQPYGGFPEELQKVVLKGRKPLTERPGELLEPVNFEEVIEKLDRELENPATMKDALAYSLYPKVFEEYTAMYKDFGNLSVIQTPEFLYGMRLGEEIEVEIEVGKTLIIKLVSIGEPQADGTRVVYFELNGQPREVIIQDVSVETDSVKKQKADSGNDAHIAATMPGTVLQLAVEKGDRVRRGQHLLITEAMKMETTIQTPFDGVVKEIHVSQGEAISTGDLLIELEH; the protein is encoded by the coding sequence ATGAGATCCATTAAAAAGATTCTGGTTGCGAACCGCGGGGAAATTGCAATTCGTATTTTCAGAGCGTGTACTGAACTTCAAATTCCAACAGTAGGTATTTATTCTGCAGAAGATCGAGGATCCTTTCATCGTTATAAGGCGGATGAATCGTATCTGATTGGAGAAGGCAAGAAACCGATCGATGCATATCTTGACATTGACGGCATTATTGAAATTGCTAAACGATCAGGTGCGAATGCTGTGCATCCAGGTTATGGTTTTTTAGCAGAGAATGAAGAGTTTGCTGCACGTCTTGAAAAAGAAGGAATCATTTTTATTGGACCGACTTCTCGTCACTTGGAGATGTTTGGCGATAAAGTGAAAGCGCGTTCACAGGCAATACAAGCTGGAATCCCGGTTATTCCAGGCACAGATGGACCTGTTCAATCCGTTGAAGATGTGGAGGCATTCGGGACGTCACACGGGTATCCAATTATCATCAAAGCGTCTCTTGGCGGCGGTGGACGCGGAATGCGTATTGTGGAGCATGCTGACGAAGTTCAAGAAGCTTACAATCGTGCGAAATCCGAAGCAAAGTCGGCATTCGGATCCGATGAAGTATATGTTGAAAAACTGATTAGAGAGCCAAAACATATTGAAGTACAAATATTAGGGGATACTCACGGGAATATTGTCCATCTGTATGAGCGGGATTGTTCAGTACAGCGTCGCCATCAAAAGCTGGTTGAAATTGCACCTTCCATTTCGTTAACAGACGAACTTAGATCAGCTATTTGTGATTCAGCGGTTAAACTAATGGCAAATGTAAACTACATAAATGCGGGAACAGTTGAATTTCTAGTCGCAAATGATGAGTTTTACTTTATTGAAGTTAATCCGCGTATCCAAGTGGAACATACCATTTCTGAAATGGTGACGGGTATCGATATCGTCCATACACAAATTTTCATAGCGGATGGAGAGAATCTTCATACCGGACATGCCTCAGTACCTGAACAGGACGATATCCCTCTGTTCGGTTATGCAATTCAAGCACGGGTAACAACTGAGGATCCACTGAATGATTTTATGCCTGATACTGGGAAGTTGTCTGTGTATCGATCTGGCGGCGGGTTTGGTGTCCGTCTGGATGCAGGAAACGGATTCCAAGGAGCAGTAATTACACCGTATTATGATTCATTGCTTGTAAAAGTTTCAACTTGGGGAATGACGTTCAGAGAAGCTGCATCCAAAATGGATCGGAACTTACAAGAATTCCGAATCCGTGGAATAAAGACCAATATTCCTTTCCTAGCGAATGTTGTTCGCCATGAAAGCTTTTTAACTGGAGATTATTCGACGAGTTTCATAGACGCAGCGCCGGAATTATTTGAATTCCCAGTCAGAAAAGACCGGGGGACGAAGGTTCTGAACTATTTAGGAACGATTACAGTCAATGGATTCCCAGGGATTGGACGTCAGTCAAAACCTGTTTTTGCTGTTCCGCGTAAGCCGGAAGTGGACTTGACTGCTGCACCAAAGCAAGGGACTAAACAAATTCTGGATGAGCGAGGACCAGAAGGATTAGCGAAATGGGTCAAAGAACAAGAAGATGTCCTGCTGACAGATACGACATTCCGTGATGCTCATCAGTCATTGCTTGCAACACGTGTCCGTACATCAGATATGACGAACATAGCAGCAGAATCGGCACGTCTGATGCCTGACCTGTTTTCGTTTGAAATGTGGGGCGGTGCAACGTTTGATGTGTCCTACCGTTTCTTGAAAGAAGATCCATGGGAGCGTCTTGCTTTGTTACGGGAGCAGATTCCAAATGTGTTATTCCAGATGCTATTCAGAGGAGCTAATGCAGTAGGATACAAAAACTACCCGGATAATGTAATCCGTGAGTTTGTTAAAGAATCTGCAGCCTCCGGGATTGATGTATTCCGTATTTTCGACAGTTTGAATTGGATTAAAGGGATGGAAGTGGCGATTGATGCAGTCCGCCAAGAAGGAAAAGTAGCGGAAGCCGCACTTTGTTACACGGGAGACGTTTTAGATCCAATGCGAACGAAATATACGATATCCTACTATAAAGAAATGGCTAAAGAACTTGAAAACGCCGGAGCTCATATCTTATCGCTAAAAGATATGGCAGGGCTGCTAAAGCCTGAGGCGGCGTATCAGCTTATTTCAGAATTGAAGGAAACAGTTGATATTCCAATTCATCTACATTCCCATGATACAAGCGGTAATGGGATTGCTATGTATACGCGCGCCATTGAAGCAGGTGTCGATATTGTCGATACTGCGCTTGGAGCGATGTCCGGTCTAACTTCACAACCTTCAGCTAACTCGCTTTACTACGCACTGCAGTATGGCGGAAGAGGCTTGCGGGCTGATGTAAAGTCACTTGAAGAATTATCCTTCTATTGGGAGGACGTTCGTGAGTATTATGGTCATTTTGAGAGCGGTATGATCAGTCCGCATTCGGAAGTGTACGTTCATGAAATGCCAGGAGGCCAATACTCTAACCTGCAGCAGCAAGCAAAGGGTGTAGGACTAGGCAATCGTTGGAAAGAAGTTAAAGAAATGTTCTCTCGTGTCAACATGCTATTTGGGGATATCGTTAAAGTGACCCCTTCATCAAAAGTTGTTGGAGACATGGCGCTGTTCATGGTCCAAAACGATTTGGATGAGGATGCTGTTCTGGCAAGAGGGAACTCAATCGACTTCCCTGAATCAGTGATTGAGTTCTTTGAAGGATATATTGGTCAGCCATACGGAGGATTCCCCGAAGAATTGCAGAAGGTCGTACTAAAAGGCCGCAAGCCGCTGACTGAGCGTCCCGGGGAATTACTGGAGCCGGTCAACTTTGAAGAAGTTATTGAAAAACTTGATCGTGAACTGGAAAATCCAGCTACTATGAAAGATGCATTAGCGTATTCGTTATATCCGAAAGTATTTGAGGAATATACGGCAATGTATAAGGACTTTGGCAATCTGTCAGTCATCCAGACTCCTGAATTCCTGTATGGAATGAGATTAGGAGAAGAAATTGAAGTAGAGATTGAAGTAGGGAAGACGTTAATTATTAAGTTGGTTTCTATTGGGGAACCTCAAGCTGATGGAACACGTGTCGTTTACTTTGAATTGAATGGTCAGCCGCGTGAAGTAATCATCCAAGATGTTAGTGTTGAAACAGATTCTGTGAAGAAGCAAAAAGCAGATTCAGGAAATGATGCACATATTGCTGCAACCATGCCTGGAACAGTCTTGCAGCTTGCAGTTGAAAAAGGGGACCGTGTCCGCCGCGGTCAACATTTATTGATCACCGAGGCAATGAAAATGGAAACGACAATCCAAACACCTTTCGATGGAGTCGTGAAAGAAATCCATGTATCCCAGGGTGAAGCAATCTCTACTGGAGATTTGTTGATTGAACTGGAGCATTGA
- the ltrA gene encoding group II intron reverse transcriptase/maturase has translation MLMEQILSRENLLSALKRVERNKGSHGVDEMPVQNLRTHIVKHWESMKMELLEGTYEPQPVRRVEIPKPDGGVRLLGIPTVIDRLIQQAIAQILTSLYDPTFSDHSYGFRPKRSAHDAVRKAKGYLTEGNRWVVDIDLEKFFDKVNHDRLMGTLAKRIQDKRLLKLIRKYLKSGIMIHGVVTNSEEGTPQGGPLSPLLSNIVLDELDKELERRGHLFVRYADDCNIYVKTEKAGRRVMNSVTSFIEAKLKLKVNGNKSAVDRPWKRKFLGFSFTVGKEPKVRIAKESVKRMKNKIREITSRKKPYSLEYRMKKLNQYLMGWCGYFALADTPSVFTKFDSWIRRRLRMCMWKDWKKPSTKVRKLVGLGAPKGKAYEWGNSRKSYWRISKSPILHRTLGNSYWSSQGLKSLISRYETLRQQS, from the coding sequence ATGTTGATGGAGCAGATACTATCACGGGAAAATCTACTTTCTGCCCTAAAAAGGGTAGAGCGAAATAAAGGTAGCCATGGCGTGGATGAAATGCCCGTACAAAACCTACGAACGCATATCGTGAAGCATTGGGAGTCCATGAAAATGGAACTGTTAGAGGGAACTTATGAACCGCAACCAGTCCGCAGGGTCGAAATCCCGAAACCTGACGGTGGCGTGCGATTATTAGGCATCCCTACTGTGATAGACCGGCTCATTCAACAAGCGATTGCCCAAATTCTCACTTCGTTATATGACCCAACGTTTTCAGACCATAGCTATGGCTTTCGTCCAAAACGAAGCGCCCATGACGCGGTAAGAAAGGCGAAAGGATACTTAACAGAAGGAAATCGCTGGGTAGTCGATATAGACTTGGAGAAATTCTTCGATAAAGTGAACCATGATCGACTCATGGGGACACTGGCGAAACGGATTCAAGATAAACGTTTACTGAAGTTAATCCGTAAATATCTGAAGTCAGGCATCATGATACATGGCGTGGTGACGAATAGTGAAGAAGGGACACCACAAGGTGGTCCACTTAGTCCTCTACTTTCTAATATAGTCTTAGATGAATTAGACAAAGAATTAGAAAGAAGGGGTCACCTATTCGTCCGTTATGCCGATGACTGTAATATCTATGTGAAAACAGAGAAAGCAGGGCGTCGGGTGATGAACTCTGTGACTTCATTTATTGAAGCGAAACTGAAGTTGAAAGTGAATGGAAATAAATCCGCAGTTGACCGTCCCTGGAAGAGGAAATTTCTTGGTTTCAGCTTCACCGTTGGTAAAGAACCTAAAGTTCGTATTGCCAAAGAAAGTGTTAAACGGATGAAGAATAAAATCCGTGAGATTACTTCTCGGAAGAAACCTTACTCGTTAGAGTATCGGATGAAGAAACTCAACCAATATCTGATGGGATGGTGTGGATATTTCGCTCTGGCAGATACGCCAAGTGTGTTTACTAAATTCGATTCGTGGATTCGAAGAAGACTACGCATGTGTATGTGGAAGGATTGGAAGAAACCCAGCACTAAAGTGAGGAAACTCGTAGGATTAGGTGCCCCGAAAGGGAAAGCTTATGAATGGGGGAACTCTCGGAAAAGTTACTGGAGAATTTCTAAAAGCCCAATACTACACAGAACCCTTGGGAACTCCTACTGGAGTTCCCAAGGGCTCAAAAGTCTAATATCTCGTTACGAAACTTTGCGTCAGCAATCTTAA
- a CDS encoding COX15/CtaA family protein — MKRYNYLKWFAVAATVGMLLIMLGGALVTKTDSGMGCGRHWPGCNGQLIPDEITTEVLIEFSHRLVTGAVGILIVILAVWSWKAIGHVRETKFLSMMAVFFLILQALIGAAQVKWGQGDFILALHFGISLISFAAVLLLTLLIFEVDKKFDADKIKVGPKLKFHTIGVTIYSYIVIYTGALVRHTESSLACADWPLCRNDQFELPSTLNEWVQMGHRTAAALIVIWLAYIAIHVFRNYRDQKVLVWSWSIALVLVLAQATTGMLSVFTRLNLSIALLHSLFVTLLFGLLTYMILLLSRVRIHK; from the coding sequence TTGAAACGATATAACTACTTAAAATGGTTTGCGGTAGCTGCGACAGTTGGAATGCTGCTCATCATGCTCGGCGGTGCGCTCGTTACGAAAACAGACAGCGGTATGGGCTGCGGCAGACATTGGCCTGGCTGTAATGGACAACTAATTCCGGACGAGATTACGACAGAAGTATTAATCGAGTTTTCTCATCGTCTCGTAACAGGTGCTGTCGGAATTTTAATAGTGATTTTAGCCGTATGGTCATGGAAAGCGATTGGACATGTTCGTGAAACTAAATTCCTCTCGATGATGGCTGTATTTTTCCTCATCTTGCAAGCACTCATAGGTGCGGCACAGGTAAAATGGGGACAAGGAGATTTCATCCTCGCTTTACATTTCGGAATTTCATTAATTTCGTTTGCGGCGGTTCTGCTTCTAACTCTTCTCATTTTTGAAGTGGATAAAAAGTTCGACGCCGATAAGATCAAAGTCGGCCCCAAACTGAAATTCCATACAATCGGTGTGACCATTTACTCTTACATCGTGATTTATACAGGCGCTTTAGTGCGTCATACAGAATCCAGTCTGGCTTGTGCGGATTGGCCGCTGTGCAGGAACGATCAGTTCGAACTCCCTTCCACATTGAATGAGTGGGTACAAATGGGACATCGTACGGCTGCTGCATTAATTGTCATCTGGCTTGCGTATATCGCTATCCATGTATTCCGTAACTATCGTGATCAAAAAGTGCTGGTATGGAGCTGGTCTATCGCATTGGTGCTCGTTCTGGCACAAGCTACAACGGGCATGCTCTCTGTCTTCACTCGTTTGAATCTTTCCATTGCATTGCTTCACTCATTATTCGTGACATTACTCTTCGGGTTGCTCACGTACATGATTTTGCTGCTATCCAGAGTACGCATTCATAAATAA
- the cyoE gene encoding heme o synthase: protein MSNSRTTAAETVPETVIAPTFMKDFLALIKIGIVNSNLITAFTGLFLAFQFANINFVHRLDLMIATLFGTALIIAGSAALNNLIDRDIDPIMTRTRTRPTVTGRFKAPAVLAMALGFIAIGEGLLFSANATAGLLGLAGVFSYVVLYSMWSKRRHVSNTIVGSLSGAIPPLIGWAAVEPSLGFGALALFLIMFVWQPPHFYALAMKKTDEYGAAGIPMLPVVKGFARTKKSMLAWVVLLFPLPFLLSELGIGFLILATLLNVGWLLLALKGFSAKDDLKWATSMFIYSLNYMTILFVSMIIFSIFI from the coding sequence ATGTCAAACAGTCGTACGACTGCTGCAGAGACGGTACCGGAAACTGTAATTGCACCAACATTCATGAAGGACTTTTTAGCACTCATTAAAATTGGTATTGTGAATTCTAACTTGATTACTGCGTTCACGGGTCTTTTCTTGGCGTTCCAGTTTGCGAACATCAATTTTGTACATAGACTGGATCTTATGATTGCTACTCTTTTCGGAACTGCCTTAATCATAGCCGGTTCAGCAGCGCTGAATAATTTGATCGATCGTGATATCGACCCGATTATGACACGTACTCGGACTAGACCTACAGTGACTGGCCGATTTAAAGCCCCGGCAGTTCTTGCAATGGCTTTAGGGTTTATCGCAATTGGAGAAGGGTTGCTGTTTTCAGCAAATGCTACTGCAGGACTTCTTGGTCTCGCAGGAGTATTCAGTTATGTCGTTCTTTATTCGATGTGGTCAAAACGCCGTCACGTATCAAATACGATTGTCGGAAGTCTGTCTGGAGCTATTCCGCCGCTTATCGGATGGGCAGCAGTGGAACCGTCACTTGGATTTGGAGCTTTGGCGTTGTTTCTAATTATGTTTGTCTGGCAGCCGCCGCACTTTTATGCGCTGGCTATGAAAAAAACAGATGAATATGGAGCAGCTGGAATTCCCATGTTACCTGTCGTAAAAGGATTTGCCCGCACAAAGAAATCAATGCTTGCGTGGGTTGTGCTGTTATTTCCTTTGCCTTTTTTATTAAGCGAATTGGGAATTGGGTTTCTGATTTTGGCAACACTGTTAAACGTAGGTTGGTTATTGCTGGCTCTAAAAGGATTCAGTGCGAAAGATGATTTAAAGTGGGCAACATCCATGTTCATCTACTCATTGAATTACATGACAATCCTTTTTGTCTCGATGATTATCTTTTCGATTTTCATCTGA
- the coxB gene encoding cytochrome c oxidase subunit II, whose product MMKGLKKWRLFSLLAVLTVFLAGCGQQELSTLLPAGQVGKDQFKLLMLSSGIMLFVILVVVVIYVVALIRFRRSKLGEDFVPEQVEGSHKLELVWTIIPIILIIILAVPTVYYTYKLGDVKAMEEVDDEGNAKHLVVDVTAKLYWWEFEYPDLGIVTAQELVVPTKEKVFFNLKAADVKHSFWIPAIGGKLDTNVENLNKFFLTFDQESKGLKDGVFYGKCAELCGPSHSLMDFKVKTLPRDEFDAWAKNMKATADGNNVANAAGEEVFKQSCIGCHATSGAGSSGAPGPNLAAFGDRNRVAGFLEHDEKHLKEWIKNPQKVKPGNKMPSFENQLSDQELDDLAEYLLGLSVEQ is encoded by the coding sequence ATGATGAAAGGACTCAAAAAATGGCGTCTCTTTTCCTTGTTAGCGGTTCTGACTGTATTTTTAGCAGGATGTGGCCAACAGGAATTATCCACGCTTCTACCGGCTGGTCAGGTAGGTAAAGATCAGTTTAAGCTGCTGATGCTTTCTTCAGGTATCATGTTGTTCGTCATTCTTGTTGTAGTCGTAATTTATGTAGTCGCATTGATTCGTTTCAGACGTTCGAAACTAGGTGAGGATTTCGTGCCTGAACAAGTTGAAGGCAGTCATAAATTGGAACTTGTTTGGACAATCATTCCAATTATCCTCATTATCATTCTTGCAGTTCCTACTGTATATTACACATATAAACTTGGGGACGTAAAAGCAATGGAAGAAGTAGACGACGAAGGAAATGCGAAACATCTTGTTGTTGACGTTACCGCTAAGCTTTACTGGTGGGAATTCGAATACCCGGATCTTGGTATTGTCACAGCACAGGAACTCGTAGTACCAACTAAGGAGAAAGTATTCTTCAACCTGAAAGCTGCAGACGTGAAGCACTCCTTCTGGATCCCGGCAATCGGCGGTAAGTTGGATACGAACGTTGAGAACTTAAACAAGTTTTTCCTGACATTCGATCAAGAATCAAAAGGTCTTAAAGATGGTGTGTTCTACGGTAAATGTGCTGAGCTATGCGGACCGTCTCACTCACTGATGGATTTCAAAGTAAAAACTTTACCGCGTGATGAGTTCGATGCATGGGCGAAAAACATGAAGGCAACTGCAGATGGAAACAATGTAGCAAACGCAGCAGGTGAAGAAGTCTTCAAACAAAGCTGTATCGGTTGTCACGCCACTTCTGGTGCTGGATCAAGCGGAGCACCCGGTCCGAACCTTGCAGCATTCGGTGACCGTAACCGCGTCGCTGGTTTCCTGGAGCATGATGAAAAGCACTTGAAAGAATGGATTAAGAATCCACAAAAAGTTAAACCGGGCAACAAAATGCCTTCTTTTGAAAATCAGCTTTCTGACCAAGAGTTAGACGACTTAGCTGAGTACTTGCTTGGCTTGTCTGTTGAGCAGTAA
- a CDS encoding cytochrome c oxidase subunit I, producing the protein MSSVAQKRGFGAALWDWMTTVDHKKIGILYLIGGGFFFVVGGIEAMIIRLQLLKPNNDLVSAGLFNDLITMHGTTMIFLAAMPILFGFMNYIMPLQIGARDVAFPFINSLGFWMFFFGGLFLNISWLIGQVPDAGWTSYASLSLASTGHGIDFYAIGLQIAGGGTLMAGINFLVTIINMRAPGMTYMRMPLFTWTTFVASAMILFAFPPLTVGLFFLTFDRMFGGNFFDHTMGGNTIIWEHIFWIFGHPEVYILILPAFGIFSEIFSIFSRKRLFGYPAMVFATVLIGFLGFMVWAHHMFTVGLGPTANAIFAVATMAIAVPTGVKIFNWLLTIWGGSISVTTPMLYALGFIPSFVMGGVTGVMQGAAPLDYQLHDSYFIVAHFHYVIVGGVVLAILAGVHLYWPKMFGTMLSETLGKITFVFFFVGFHCTFLIQHWLGFWGMPRRVWTYMDGQGWNTANLISSIGALLMAIGVIVLVINIIMTTVKNVRVGNDPWGDGRTLEWAIPSPPPFYNFTQTPLVRGLDTVWIEKQEGNATGLTFAEPVTDIHMPNGSIIPFFMTFGLFIAGFGAMFHQETSWGLPVLILGLAWTFVSMAMRSVKDDLGFHVTKEEIQRDINNAHKGGQN; encoded by the coding sequence GTGAGTTCTGTTGCTCAAAAAAGAGGATTCGGCGCAGCCCTTTGGGATTGGATGACAACTGTCGACCATAAGAAGATCGGAATTCTTTACCTCATTGGCGGCGGTTTCTTCTTCGTCGTCGGCGGTATTGAAGCGATGATCATTCGTCTCCAGCTGTTAAAGCCGAACAATGACCTAGTTAGTGCAGGTCTTTTCAATGACTTAATCACGATGCATGGTACTACGATGATTTTCTTGGCCGCCATGCCGATACTATTTGGATTTATGAACTATATTATGCCCCTTCAAATCGGAGCGCGTGACGTTGCGTTCCCATTCATTAACTCATTAGGTTTCTGGATGTTCTTCTTTGGAGGATTGTTCCTGAATATTTCATGGCTGATCGGGCAAGTTCCAGATGCTGGATGGACTTCTTATGCATCGCTGTCACTTGCTTCTACAGGACATGGAATTGACTTTTATGCGATAGGTCTTCAAATCGCTGGTGGGGGTACGCTGATGGCCGGGATTAACTTCCTTGTTACCATCATTAATATGCGTGCACCAGGTATGACGTATATGAGGATGCCATTGTTCACTTGGACGACATTTGTCGCTTCAGCAATGATCCTTTTCGCTTTCCCACCACTTACTGTCGGTTTGTTCTTCTTAACATTCGACCGTATGTTTGGCGGTAACTTCTTTGACCATACAATGGGTGGTAACACAATTATCTGGGAGCATATTTTCTGGATCTTCGGACACCCTGAAGTATATATCTTGATTTTGCCGGCATTCGGTATTTTCTCTGAGATCTTCTCAATCTTCTCTCGCAAGCGTTTGTTTGGATATCCAGCAATGGTATTTGCGACAGTGTTGATTGGTTTCTTAGGATTCATGGTTTGGGCTCACCACATGTTTACAGTAGGTCTTGGGCCAACTGCAAACGCAATCTTCGCTGTTGCGACGATGGCGATTGCTGTACCAACTGGAGTTAAAATCTTCAACTGGCTGCTTACCATTTGGGGCGGAAGTATTTCCGTTACAACCCCAATGTTGTACGCGCTAGGATTTATCCCTTCATTCGTAATGGGTGGAGTTACAGGGGTTATGCAGGGTGCTGCACCTCTTGACTATCAGCTGCACGATAGCTATTTCATTGTTGCTCACTTCCACTACGTAATCGTTGGCGGAGTTGTACTTGCGATCTTAGCAGGTGTACATCTTTACTGGCCGAAAATGTTCGGAACAATGCTCAGTGAAACACTTGGTAAAATTACGTTCGTCTTCTTCTTTGTCGGATTCCACTGTACATTCCTGATCCAGCACTGGCTTGGATTCTGGGGAATGCCGCGTCGTGTTTGGACATATATGGACGGACAAGGCTGGAATACTGCAAACTTAATCAGTTCGATCGGTGCGCTTCTAATGGCGATCGGTGTGATTGTATTGGTCATCAATATCATTATGACAACTGTTAAGAATGTACGCGTTGGAAATGATCCATGGGGCGACGGACGTACGCTTGAATGGGCAATTCCATCACCGCCGCCATTCTATAACTTCACTCAGACTCCGCTTGTCCGCGGACTTGATACAGTTTGGATTGAAAAGCAGGAAGGCAACGCAACAGGTCTTACATTTGCTGAACCTGTAACGGATATCCACATGCCGAATGGTTCAATTATTCCATTCTTCATGACATTTGGTTTGTTCATCGCAGGATTTGGTGCAATGTTCCACCAGGAAACTTCTTGGGGACTTCCAGTGCTCATCTTGGGTCTTGCTTGGACGTTTGTCTCAATGGCAATGCGCTCAGTTAAAGATGACCTGGGCTTCCATGTAACAAAAGAAGAAATTCAGCGTGATATTAACAATGCTCATAAAGGGGGTCAAAACTGA
- a CDS encoding cytochrome c oxidase subunit 3 codes for MDLNKKFTPETWPEHPERATLEAKNKFVGFWLFLGGETILFATLFATYMALKNKGPSGFGFSTQELYQLPLVFVMTLLLLTSSLTSVYAMHHMKNYNFKKMQLWLAITAFLGLCFLGLEVYEFSHYVKEGFTFGNSAFSSSFFTLVGTHGFHVAIGLVWVTLLLFRNAKRGLNLYNATKYYTFSLYWHFIDVVWVFIFTVVYLMGVIG; via the coding sequence ATGGATTTGAATAAAAAATTCACTCCGGAAACTTGGCCGGAACACCCTGAGCGTGCAACACTTGAAGCAAAGAATAAGTTTGTTGGCTTCTGGCTCTTCCTTGGCGGAGAAACGATTCTTTTTGCCACGTTATTTGCAACCTACATGGCGCTTAAGAATAAAGGACCAAGCGGTTTCGGCTTCTCGACTCAAGAACTTTATCAGCTTCCACTAGTATTTGTCATGACATTGTTACTTTTAACGTCTTCACTTACTAGTGTATATGCGATGCACCATATGAAGAATTACAACTTTAAGAAAATGCAGCTGTGGTTAGCTATTACTGCATTCCTAGGACTTTGCTTCCTTGGACTTGAAGTGTATGAGTTCTCTCATTACGTGAAAGAAGGCTTTACATTTGGAAATAGTGCATTTAGTTCATCGTTCTTTACACTTGTAGGAACGCACGGTTTCCACGTTGCAATCGGACTTGTTTGGGTAACATTGCTGCTCTTCCGAAATGCAAAACGCGGCTTGAACCTGTATAATGCAACTAAGTACTATACGTTCTCACTTTACTGGCACTTCATTGACGTCGTATGGGTATTCATCTTTACGGTAGTTTACTTGATGGGAGTGATCGGATAA
- a CDS encoding cytochrome C oxidase subunit IV family protein translates to MAEVEMYKRTPLEQDLFVRRSKETMRGQVMMFSLMIFMTLVSFTFVVAYQQGVDGFSKYLVIPVLFLFASVQVALQLYYFMHMKDKGHGVPQMFMFTGVVFAFVIPLTFVTIVWW, encoded by the coding sequence ATGGCAGAAGTAGAAATGTATAAGAGAACCCCTCTTGAACAGGATCTATTCGTCCGTCGTTCAAAGGAAACTATGCGCGGTCAAGTTATGATGTTCTCACTCATGATTTTCATGACACTTGTCTCGTTTACATTCGTCGTGGCTTATCAGCAAGGAGTGGATGGGTTTTCTAAGTACTTAGTAATCCCGGTTCTTTTCCTCTTTGCTTCAGTTCAAGTAGCATTACAGCTGTACTATTTCATGCACATGAAAGATAAGGGACACGGTGTTCCTCAGATGTTCATGTTCACAGGAGTAGTATTTGCATTCGTGATTCCACTTACTTTCGTTACGATTGTTTGGTGGTAA